In the Candidatus Poribacteria bacterium genome, one interval contains:
- a CDS encoding ABC transporter ATP-binding protein yields the protein MIVQTENLSKWYGEVMGVNDISLTIHPGITGLLGPNGAGKTTLIKLMTGQLKPNQGEVKVLNQTVWNNPELTRQVGYCPDIELAYQFMSGHEFITFFATLSGYDETEVESRSLQVLETVDMLPAKDRPIASYSKGMRQRIKLAQALVHEPELLFLDEPLTGLDPNGRRYVLSLLKGLADKGISIIVSSHILYEIEALTETILLIHQGRILAEGTISDIRELIDEHPHKVYLSTDEPRRLAQVCLPFADILSVTFVNNGDTVEESEAKESGDIIIETDKPDAFYARLPELLIENELNVSQLYSPDDNLSSVFKYLVG from the coding sequence ATGATCGTTCAAACAGAAAATCTATCCAAATGGTACGGCGAAGTCATGGGGGTAAACGACATATCCCTTACAATTCACCCCGGAATCACAGGTTTGTTGGGTCCAAATGGCGCAGGCAAAACGACTCTAATCAAACTCATGACGGGTCAACTTAAACCTAACCAAGGCGAAGTCAAAGTGCTGAATCAAACGGTATGGAACAACCCCGAACTGACGAGGCAGGTCGGTTACTGTCCGGATATAGAATTGGCATATCAATTCATGAGCGGTCATGAGTTTATCACCTTCTTCGCGACATTGAGCGGATACGACGAAACAGAAGTGGAATCTCGGAGCCTACAAGTCCTCGAAACGGTGGATATGCTCCCAGCAAAAGATCGACCCATCGCCTCCTATAGCAAAGGAATGCGTCAGCGGATTAAGCTCGCGCAGGCATTAGTGCATGAGCCAGAACTCCTTTTTTTAGACGAACCCCTCACCGGATTAGACCCGAATGGAAGAAGGTATGTCCTCTCACTCTTGAAGGGACTTGCTGACAAAGGCATCAGCATCATCGTTTCCAGCCATATCCTCTACGAGATTGAGGCATTAACAGAGACAATTCTACTTATCCATCAAGGGCGAATCCTCGCGGAGGGGACTATCTCCGACATCCGAGAACTGATTGATGAACATCCACACAAAGTCTATTTGAGTACAGATGAACCGCGCCGTTTAGCGCAAGTTTGTCTCCCTTTTGCGGACATTCTGAGTGTTACCTTTGTCAATAACGGTGACACTGTGGAAGAATCAGAAGCAAAAGAATCAGGCGATATTATTATCGAAACCGACAAGCCTGATGCTTTCTATGCTCGACTCCCCGAACTTCTCATCGAAAACGAGTTGAATGTCTCCCAACTCTATTCCCCCGACGACAATCTCTCTTCTGTGTTTAAATACTTAGTGGGGTAG
- a CDS encoding sugar kinase produces the protein MDVLSLGIYVVDVLGRPIDQFPEKGKLALFEELEIHTGGCANNTAIALARLGISAGAMGKVGSDAFGDLILQTLTDNDVDTVGMQQDANSSTSFTFVAVASDGERTFYHYIGANGELCEVDLNWEIIKRAKILHIAGALVMPRFDGAPMAKVLREAKELGITTSLDTAYDATGKWMETLEPCLPYVDMFMPSIVEAQQLTGLSEYQEITQFLRNNYGIHTIVIKMGENGSYASTPETQYLAPAYPVNAIDATGAGDAYVAGFLAGTIMDWDLKATAELASATGAACVTAIGTTAGIQNLEETLKISHQ, from the coding sequence ATGGATGTACTATCACTCGGCATTTACGTCGTTGATGTGTTAGGACGACCGATAGATCAGTTTCCTGAAAAAGGGAAATTAGCACTCTTCGAGGAACTCGAAATCCATACCGGCGGTTGTGCCAACAACACGGCGATTGCGCTCGCGCGCTTGGGTATCTCTGCTGGCGCGATGGGTAAAGTTGGTAGTGATGCTTTCGGCGACCTGATCTTGCAAACGCTCACAGATAACGATGTTGACACAGTGGGCATGCAACAGGATGCAAACAGCAGCACCTCATTTACATTCGTCGCGGTTGCCTCCGATGGGGAACGGACTTTCTACCATTACATCGGCGCAAACGGTGAACTCTGTGAGGTTGACCTCAATTGGGAAATCATCAAACGAGCCAAGATCCTGCACATCGCCGGCGCGCTTGTCATGCCACGCTTTGATGGGGCACCAATGGCGAAAGTACTCCGAGAGGCAAAAGAATTGGGGATAACAACTTCACTTGACACAGCGTATGATGCCACCGGAAAGTGGATGGAGACGCTCGAACCGTGCTTGCCTTACGTAGACATGTTCATGCCGAGTATCGTTGAAGCACAACAGCTTACGGGGTTATCTGAGTATCAAGAAATCACCCAATTTTTGCGGAACAACTACGGCATCCACACCATCGTCATTAAAATGGGTGAAAACGGCAGTTACGCCTCCACACCAGAGACCCAATACTTAGCACCAGCATATCCTGTAAATGCCATTGACGCGACGGGAGCAGGGGACGCTTACGTCGCTGGTTTTCTCGCAGGGACTATCATGGATTGGGACCTAAAGGCGACAGCGGAATTGGCATCGGCAACGGGCGCGGCTTGTGTCACCGCTATCGGTACAACTGCCGGCATCCAAAATCTTGAAGAGACCTTAAAAATTAGTCATCAGTAA
- a CDS encoding Uma2 family endonuclease: MAAIAVQTQLTPEEYLAWERKAPFKNEYLSGQILAMSGASLAHNLIIGNIFNGLYNQLMERECITFTGEMRVKARPITSYFYPDVAVVCDEPRFEDDVFDTLLNPTVVAEVLSRSTAAYDKGEKFEAYKQIASLREYILVSQDRVNVERHFRLETQWKAIEFQELADALPLDSIRCELPLGHIYRRVKFTDTP, encoded by the coding sequence ATGGCGGCTATTGCTGTGCAAACCCAACTGACACCTGAGGAATACCTCGCTTGGGAACGCAAAGCACCCTTCAAAAATGAATATCTCAGCGGACAGATACTCGCGATGTCCGGGGCAAGCCTCGCGCATAATCTCATCATAGGAAATATATTTAATGGTCTTTACAACCAATTGATGGAACGGGAGTGTATAACCTTTACGGGCGAGATGCGCGTGAAGGCGAGGCCAATAACCTCTTACTTCTATCCGGATGTTGCTGTGGTCTGTGATGAACCCCGTTTTGAAGATGATGTGTTTGACACGCTTCTTAACCCAACCGTTGTTGCAGAGGTGCTTTCCCGCTCAACTGCAGCTTATGACAAGGGAGAGAAATTCGAGGCTTATAAGCAGATCGCGTCCTTGCGGGAATATATCCTTGTTTCGCAAGACAGGGTAAACGTTGAACGCCATTTTCGTTTAGAAACGCAGTGGAAAGCAATCGAATTTCAGGAACTTGCGGACGCTCTACCACTGGATTCAATTCGCTGCGAACTGCCCTTGGGACATATCTATAGACGCGTCAAATTTACAGATACGCCCTGA
- the tgt gene encoding tRNA guanosine(34) transglycosylase Tgt: MTQSPYTLIHQDRNSAARVGKVQTAHGTVNTPIFMPVGTRGTVKACTPETLSEQIRAEIILANTYHLYLRPGHEIVQETGGLHSFMGWHRPILTDSGGFQVFSLGPLRTITEEGVAFRSTIDGTEHFISPERSIEIQNALGADVIMAFDECPALPNEYTYLKNSMEMTLRWAARCKEAHRHPDQLLFGIVQGGMERDLRQASVDATVSIGFPGYAIGGLSVGEEKDLMYETLAYVAPLLPEDKPRYLMGVGTPEDLVYGVRCGIDMFDCVMPTRNARNGSLFTTAGIIRIRNSKYKRDFSPLDPECTCYTCRNFTRAYLRHLHIENEILGSQLHTLHNLHFYVSLMRGIRRAICDGNFAALADSGPDISALVKLGQPEDE, encoded by the coding sequence ATGACGCAGTCTCCCTATACCCTTATTCATCAAGATAGGAACAGTGCAGCCAGAGTCGGCAAGGTCCAGACGGCGCACGGCACTGTAAATACGCCGATATTTATGCCTGTCGGCACACGCGGGACGGTGAAAGCATGTACACCGGAAACACTATCCGAGCAAATTCGGGCAGAAATTATCCTCGCGAATACGTATCATCTCTACCTACGTCCGGGGCACGAGATCGTCCAAGAGACAGGTGGATTGCATTCGTTTATGGGATGGCACCGCCCCATTCTTACGGATAGCGGTGGGTTTCAGGTATTTAGCCTCGGTCCGCTGCGTACGATCACAGAGGAAGGGGTGGCGTTTCGTTCTACGATAGATGGGACTGAACACTTTATTAGTCCAGAACGTTCAATCGAAATCCAAAATGCCCTCGGGGCAGACGTTATCATGGCGTTTGACGAGTGTCCTGCCTTACCGAATGAATATACGTATCTTAAGAATTCAATGGAGATGACGTTGCGGTGGGCGGCACGATGTAAAGAGGCACATCGGCATCCAGATCAACTGCTTTTTGGGATTGTGCAAGGCGGTATGGAACGCGACCTACGTCAGGCAAGCGTAGATGCCACAGTATCCATCGGGTTTCCGGGGTATGCCATTGGTGGCTTGAGTGTCGGTGAAGAGAAGGATTTGATGTATGAAACACTCGCTTATGTCGCGCCACTCTTACCAGAAGATAAACCACGCTACCTGATGGGTGTCGGCACGCCCGAAGATTTGGTCTATGGGGTGCGCTGTGGGATTGACATGTTTGATTGTGTGATGCCGACCCGGAATGCACGCAACGGTTCTCTGTTTACGACAGCGGGCATCATCCGCATCCGCAACTCGAAATACAAACGAGATTTCAGCCCGTTGGATCCAGAATGCACGTGTTATACCTGCCGGAACTTTACACGGGCATATCTTCGACATCTACATATCGAAAATGAGATTCTCGGTTCACAACTACACACGCTGCACAATTTACATTTTTATGTCAGTTTGATGCGCGGAATCCGGCGTGCCATCTGTGATGGAAATTTCGCAGCATTAGCGGACAGTGGCCCCGATATTAGTGCCTTGGTGAAATTGGGTCAGCCCGAAGATGAGTAG
- a CDS encoding glucose 1-dehydrogenase produces the protein MRLNNKTAIVTGGGRGIGRAIALRFAEEGAQVVVDDVNEAIGTETVAAIIDAGGEALFVNADVSNAEDAQRLIIETLDTYGTVDILVNNAICSTADVLNNNWEANLAVALQGTSHCSNAVIPIMQEAGGGSIVNIASVNGLIGLQAIHAYSAAKGGVIALTRSMAVAHGKDNIRINCICPGTIQTEVWEPMIERNPQILDEITPWYPLGRIGQPVDIANAALFLASDEASFATGAVFVIDGGLTAGNHQFPI, from the coding sequence ATGCGATTGAACAACAAAACAGCCATTGTCACAGGCGGTGGGCGCGGTATCGGCAGAGCCATCGCCCTTCGGTTTGCTGAAGAGGGCGCGCAAGTCGTCGTTGATGATGTCAACGAAGCTATCGGCACCGAGACCGTCGCTGCAATCATCGATGCAGGCGGCGAAGCACTTTTCGTCAACGCCGATGTCTCCAATGCTGAGGATGCCCAAAGACTCATTATTGAAACCCTTGACACTTACGGAACAGTCGATATTTTGGTAAACAACGCCATCTGCTCCACAGCCGACGTGCTAAACAACAACTGGGAAGCAAACTTAGCCGTCGCGCTCCAAGGCACCAGCCACTGTTCTAATGCCGTTATCCCTATAATGCAAGAGGCTGGCGGTGGGAGTATCGTCAATATCGCTTCTGTCAATGGACTTATCGGGTTGCAGGCGATCCATGCCTATTCTGCTGCGAAAGGTGGCGTTATCGCATTGACCCGCTCCATGGCAGTCGCACACGGTAAAGATAACATCCGTATCAACTGTATCTGTCCCGGCACAATCCAAACCGAAGTCTGGGAACCAATGATTGAACGCAACCCGCAAATCTTGGACGAAATCACGCCATGGTATCCGTTAGGACGGATTGGGCAACCGGTTGACATCGCGAACGCGGCACTCTTCCTCGCGTCCGATGAAGCCAGTTTTGCAACGGGTGCAGTTTTCGTTATTGATGGCGGTTTGACTGCTGGTAACCATCAGTTTCCGATTTGA
- a CDS encoding phytanoyl-CoA dioxygenase family protein — protein sequence MVTQEQIDFFQENGYVKFGRVLDNDGVEAMRAGLDAVIELELTEGDDSSPEFKYGHDRREDKLNRGSGHPRAIHQYVNMWKRESHYEAAIHHPLIAGTARALLDTPEVRLWHDQVISKPPHDNGHFGFHHDFFFWPLSPPNIVSCWLALDDATVDSGCMHVMPKSHKDERFSVAARAAFNAESAKANEEEREPPANPWTERGSLDISHGVPVELKAGECMFHHCLNWHGTPPNVTDHQRRAFVMIFMAQDVCYNNAQAPGHILVSTIKVADGKPLVGDGFPVA from the coding sequence ATGGTAACACAAGAACAGATCGACTTTTTTCAGGAAAACGGGTATGTCAAGTTTGGTAGAGTATTGGATAACGATGGCGTTGAAGCCATGCGTGCAGGGTTGGATGCTGTCATTGAACTGGAACTCACCGAAGGCGACGATTCCTCACCAGAGTTCAAGTATGGACACGACCGGCGTGAAGACAAACTCAATCGGGGTAGCGGGCACCCACGCGCGATTCATCAATACGTGAACATGTGGAAGCGGGAATCACATTACGAGGCAGCGATTCACCATCCGCTTATCGCTGGAACGGCGCGCGCACTGCTTGATACACCCGAAGTCCGTCTCTGGCACGATCAGGTGATTTCCAAACCACCGCACGACAACGGGCATTTCGGGTTCCATCACGATTTCTTCTTCTGGCCCCTCAGCCCGCCGAACATTGTCAGCTGCTGGCTCGCTCTCGACGATGCGACAGTCGATAGCGGTTGCATGCACGTTATGCCGAAGAGTCATAAAGATGAACGGTTCTCGGTTGCAGCAAGAGCAGCATTCAATGCAGAATCCGCAAAAGCAAACGAAGAAGAACGTGAACCACCCGCGAATCCATGGACAGAAAGAGGGAGTTTGGACATAAGTCATGGGGTTCCTGTGGAGTTAAAAGCAGGCGAGTGTATGTTCCATCACTGCCTAAACTGGCACGGTACACCACCAAATGTTACCGACCATCAACGTCGAGCATTTGTCATGATTTTCATGGCGCAGGATGTCTGCTATAACAACGCGCAAGCACCGGGGCATATCCTCGTTTCAACCATCAAAGTTGCGGACGGGAAACCCCTCGTCGGTGATGGGTTCCCGGTGGCATAA
- a CDS encoding sulfatase-like hydrolase/transferase: MENKPNVIFILTDDQGPWAAGCCGNDEVRTPYLDQLASEGTRFPNFFCTSPVCSPARASLMTGRIPSAHGVHDWIRDGNMPPDPARYLDGLTCYTDVLADNNYTVGLSGKWHLGDSLTPQHGFSHWFTLLTGGSQYNDADMIRDGQVEMQPGYLTDVITDDALNFISANQEGPFYLSVNYNAPHTPFTGHPQDIVDSYDDCPFKTCPQEALHPWAVQGAAVHMGNRESLKGYFAAITALDLNVGRILERLTQLGIRENTLVVFSSDNGYSCGHHGFWHKGNGTFPLNMYENSVKVPFIVSQPGSIPEGRVSEAMVSQYDFMPTLLDYLGLPDPNDDMSPGRSFVAALSGETNDAKDEIVVFDEYGPVRMIRTQEWKYVHRYPYGPHELYDLVNDPGERKNLIDDKSQNARIDDMRQQMGAWFERYVLPELDGARCSVTGGGQAAKIEEGQCGEGAFHPRYAAPRQNV, from the coding sequence ATGGAAAACAAACCAAATGTTATTTTTATTTTAACAGATGATCAGGGACCCTGGGCCGCGGGGTGCTGTGGCAATGACGAAGTCCGGACACCCTACCTCGATCAGTTGGCTTCAGAAGGTACCCGCTTTCCCAATTTCTTCTGCACAAGTCCCGTCTGCTCGCCAGCACGCGCGAGCCTCATGACCGGACGCATTCCGTCCGCACACGGTGTACACGACTGGATCCGCGACGGAAACATGCCCCCAGATCCCGCTCGATACCTTGACGGATTGACCTGTTATACCGACGTTTTAGCCGATAATAATTATACCGTCGGATTGAGTGGCAAATGGCATCTCGGGGATAGCTTAACACCGCAACACGGGTTCAGTCACTGGTTCACCCTACTCACAGGTGGAAGTCAGTATAACGATGCGGATATGATTCGAGACGGACAGGTAGAAATGCAACCCGGTTACCTCACCGATGTCATCACCGATGATGCGTTGAACTTTATTTCGGCGAATCAAGAGGGTCCATTCTATCTCAGCGTCAACTATAACGCACCGCATACACCGTTCACAGGACATCCGCAAGACATCGTTGACTCTTATGACGACTGCCCATTCAAGACCTGTCCACAAGAAGCGTTACATCCGTGGGCGGTGCAGGGCGCAGCTGTTCACATGGGCAATCGTGAATCCCTAAAAGGTTATTTCGCAGCGATAACAGCACTTGATTTAAATGTCGGACGAATTCTGGAACGACTCACGCAGCTGGGTATCCGTGAAAACACGCTCGTTGTCTTCAGTAGCGATAATGGGTACTCGTGTGGACATCACGGATTCTGGCATAAAGGAAACGGTACATTCCCACTGAACATGTACGAAAATTCCGTCAAAGTTCCATTCATTGTCAGCCAACCCGGAAGTATCCCCGAAGGACGCGTTAGCGAGGCAATGGTCAGCCAATACGATTTCATGCCAACCCTTCTCGATTATCTTGGCTTACCCGATCCAAACGACGACATGTCACCCGGCAGAAGCTTTGTCGCCGCGCTCTCTGGGGAAACGAACGACGCGAAAGATGAAATCGTCGTTTTCGACGAATACGGTCCCGTACGTATGATTCGCACACAAGAGTGGAAATACGTCCATAGATACCCTTACGGTCCACATGAGTTATACGATCTCGTGAACGATCCAGGGGAACGGAAAAATCTGATAGATGACAAGTCTCAGAATGCTCGCATAGATGACATGCGTCAACAGATGGGAGCTTGGTTTGAAAGATACGTCCTACCGGAATTAGATGGTGCAAGATGCTCCGTTACGGGTGGCGGGCAAGCAGCAAAGATTGAAGAGGGTCAGTGTGGTGAGGGAGCGTTCCATCCGCGGTATGCTGCACCTCGGCAGAATGTGTAA
- a CDS encoding DUF4276 family protein gives MTVKIGCVVEGKSEVAAVPILIRRVAAIHYPELETVIPRPIRIPRNQVFRIGELERAVGLAYQNIGRQGAIFIILDSDDDCPAELGPALLHRVSQVFRNMPIAVVLAKHEFEAWFLAAAESLRGQRGLRNDLNPPDNPEGIRGAKEWLSHQMESSRTYTETQDQPALAALFDIEQARRADSFDKCYRDIVSLLGELQDRTEV, from the coding sequence ATGACAGTTAAAATTGGATGTGTTGTTGAGGGGAAAAGTGAGGTAGCAGCCGTGCCAATCTTGATTCGACGTGTGGCAGCCATCCACTATCCTGAATTGGAAACTGTCATTCCAAGACCCATCCGCATTCCCAGGAATCAGGTTTTTAGGATAGGTGAACTCGAACGAGCAGTCGGTTTGGCATATCAGAATATTGGTAGGCAAGGTGCTATATTCATCATCCTTGACAGTGATGATGATTGTCCGGCAGAACTCGGACCGGCACTACTCCATCGGGTTTCACAAGTTTTTAGGAATATGCCCATTGCCGTTGTGCTCGCCAAACATGAATTTGAGGCATGGTTTCTCGCAGCAGCCGAGTCACTTCGCGGTCAAAGAGGATTAAGAAATGATCTTAATCCGCCAGATAATCCAGAGGGAATCCGTGGGGCAAAGGAATGGTTGAGTCATCAAATGGAGAGCAGTAGAACGTATACTGAAACACAAGACCAACCTGCACTTGCAGCACTTTTTGACATAGAACAAGCACGTCGCGCAGATTCGTTCGACAAGTGCTATCGCGACATTGTGAGCCTTCTCGGAGAATTGCAAGACAGAACTGAAGTATAG
- a CDS encoding amino acid ABC transporter ATP-binding protein, whose amino-acid sequence MAAHENAPNDPIITCEDVHKWFDDFHVLKGITTSFQKGERAVICGPSGSGKSTFIRTLNRLEEHQRGTIIIDGVELTDDLRNINLIRQEVGMVFQQFNLFPHLTNLENITLGPIRVRKLTKSEAEEIALSLLERVDIADQAYKYPAEISGGQQQRVAIARALAMEPKIMLFDEPTSALDPEMISEVLDVMRELAHSGMTMLVVTHEMGFAREVADRVMFFDEGVVIEEAAPADFFDNPQHERTKLFISQTLQH is encoded by the coding sequence ATGGCAGCACACGAAAACGCACCGAACGATCCAATTATTACCTGCGAGGATGTACATAAATGGTTCGACGATTTTCATGTCCTCAAAGGGATTACGACCTCGTTCCAAAAAGGCGAAAGGGCAGTGATATGCGGTCCCTCAGGGTCAGGCAAATCTACGTTTATTCGGACATTGAACCGTCTGGAGGAGCATCAGCGCGGCACAATTATCATTGACGGGGTAGAACTCACCGACGATCTCCGCAATATTAACCTCATCCGTCAAGAAGTCGGTATGGTGTTCCAACAGTTCAACCTGTTTCCGCATCTGACGAACTTGGAGAACATAACTTTGGGTCCGATCCGGGTCAGGAAACTAACGAAAAGCGAAGCAGAAGAGATCGCTTTATCACTTCTGGAACGGGTGGATATTGCGGATCAAGCGTACAAGTATCCCGCAGAAATTTCGGGCGGTCAACAACAGCGCGTCGCAATCGCAAGAGCATTGGCGATGGAACCGAAGATTATGCTCTTTGACGAGCCGACAAGTGCGTTGGACCCAGAGATGATTTCAGAAGTATTAGACGTGATGCGCGAGCTTGCACACTCCGGCATGACGATGTTGGTTGTTACGCATGAAATGGGATTTGCTCGGGAAGTGGCGGATCGCGTCATGTTCTTTGATGAAGGTGTGGTTATAGAGGAAGCAGCACCCGCAGATTTCTTTGATAATCCACAACACGAACGCACGAAACTTTTCATCTCACAGACGCTGCAACATTAG
- a CDS encoding GHMP kinase codes for MARAFAPGNISCVFKVIPHADAARMHSLGMGFTVKEGVEVTVAEHHETEVLFNRQRINFPTVRAVVNRLIQKNGIAGIQVDITSPLPLGCGFGLSGAAALATAYALNELLQKPKDAEELAMIAHVAEVENRTGLGDVCSQYHGGCLVKLKEGAPLVADRLPIAEQPIYYRYFGPIQTSEVLGNREQTTRINRAADVALNVLQTLTSAKSSPELFNACFTVSKRFSVESGLLSDVQVIDTIAQIEAEGGVASMIMLGNGVFSTHPFEDAVETKLVHNPARLK; via the coding sequence ATGGCGAGAGCTTTTGCCCCCGGCAACATTTCGTGTGTTTTCAAGGTTATTCCGCACGCCGATGCTGCCCGTATGCACTCGCTCGGTATGGGTTTCACTGTTAAAGAAGGTGTAGAGGTCACCGTCGCCGAGCATCACGAGACAGAAGTGCTATTCAACAGACAGCGCATCAACTTTCCGACGGTACGTGCTGTTGTTAACAGATTAATCCAAAAAAATGGTATCGCAGGCATCCAAGTAGATATTACCTCTCCACTGCCCCTCGGCTGTGGTTTTGGACTCAGCGGTGCCGCAGCACTCGCAACAGCTTATGCGCTCAATGAACTACTTCAGAAGCCCAAAGATGCTGAAGAACTCGCAATGATAGCGCACGTCGCAGAGGTTGAAAACCGCACCGGATTGGGTGATGTCTGTTCACAATACCACGGCGGTTGTCTCGTCAAGTTGAAGGAGGGTGCGCCGTTAGTTGCCGATAGGCTACCGATCGCAGAGCAACCCATCTATTACCGCTACTTTGGACCGATCCAGACAAGTGAAGTGCTTGGAAACAGAGAACAGACAACTCGCATCAATCGTGCCGCCGATGTTGCCTTGAATGTTTTGCAAACGCTCACAAGTGCCAAATCAAGCCCCGAACTCTTTAATGCCTGCTTCACGGTCTCAAAAAGGTTTTCAGTCGAGAGTGGCTTACTCAGTGATGTACAGGTGATAGACACAATCGCACAGATTGAGGCAGAGGGAGGCGTTGCGTCGATGATTATGTTAGGGAACGGCGTTTTTAGCACACATCCTTTTGAGGACGCTGTTGAGACAAAGCTCGTTCATAACCCAGCACGTCTCAAATAG
- a CDS encoding AAA family ATPase translates to MKDSTFITRVILKNYKSIAACDVQLQPLTFLVGRNGAGKSNFLDALRFVADALNSSLEHAIRDRGGINDVRRRSRGHPNHFSIRLEFALPEGFTGHYAFRIRRRSPGGYEVQTEECSIQNGACGASEEYFRVKSGTVTATSVKVAPAAVIDRLYLVNASGLPEFRPVYEAFSRMGFYNLNPDRIRDLQGPDPGDMLLRDGRNLTSVFKQLSSTVKQDIEEYLALVNLDVREVDVKTFGTKQTLSFRPKITDNGYRGRFLANNMSDGTLRALGILVALFQGDYDAQKNVTLVGIEDPEIALHPAAAGVLLDALRDAAHKRQVITTTHSPDLLEDKHLDVDSILAVKAYNGNTVIAPVNEVSRSVVRDKLFTIGELLRQDQLQPDPKASIAYEKKAVQLNLFGFQQDESAETQNKGMCE, encoded by the coding sequence ATGAAAGATTCAACGTTTATCACAAGAGTTATTCTGAAAAACTATAAGAGCATCGCCGCGTGTGATGTGCAGCTACAACCCTTGACGTTTCTTGTAGGTCGCAACGGTGCTGGTAAAAGTAATTTTCTGGATGCCCTTCGATTCGTGGCAGATGCGTTGAATTCATCACTAGAACACGCAATACGCGATCGCGGAGGGATCAATGATGTTCGTCGCCGCTCCCGCGGCCATCCGAACCATTTCAGCATCCGCCTTGAATTTGCTCTGCCTGAAGGTTTTACGGGGCACTATGCTTTCCGAATCAGAAGGCGTTCCCCTGGAGGTTACGAGGTGCAGACTGAAGAGTGTAGCATTCAAAATGGGGCGTGCGGCGCGTCAGAAGAATACTTTCGTGTTAAGAGTGGGACTGTAACGGCCACAAGCGTGAAAGTCGCACCGGCGGCTGTAATAGATCGCCTCTACTTGGTGAACGCTTCCGGACTGCCCGAATTTCGTCCTGTCTATGAAGCATTTTCTCGGATGGGATTTTATAACCTCAATCCGGATAGAATCCGAGACCTCCAAGGCCCGGATCCTGGGGATATGCTTCTTCGTGATGGGCGGAACCTGACAAGTGTTTTCAAACAGTTATCATCCACTGTGAAGCAAGACATTGAGGAGTACCTAGCATTAGTCAATCTCGATGTTCGTGAGGTGGATGTCAAAACGTTTGGTACCAAGCAGACATTATCATTTAGACCGAAGATCACAGATAACGGATACCGAGGGCGATTTCTCGCAAACAATATGTCTGATGGCACACTCCGCGCTTTGGGGATTCTCGTAGCACTATTCCAAGGAGATTACGACGCTCAAAAAAACGTGACGCTCGTAGGAATTGAAGATCCAGAGATTGCTCTTCATCCAGCAGCCGCAGGAGTCTTACTTGATGCTCTTCGGGACGCTGCTCACAAGAGACAGGTGATTACCACCACTCATAGCCCCGACCTCCTTGAGGACAAACACTTAGATGTGGATTCTATTCTCGCGGTTAAAGCGTATAATGGAAATACAGTAATTGCTCCTGTTAACGAAGTTAGCAGGTCTGTCGTGCGCGATAAACTGTTTACAATAGGAGAACTTCTACGCCAAGATCAATTGCAACCTGACCCAAAGGCATCTATAGCCTATGAGAAGAAGGCAGTGCAGCTTAATTTATTTGGTTTCCAACAAGATGAATCGGCTGAAACCCAGAACAAAGGAATGTGTGAATGA